Below is a genomic region from Primulina eburnea isolate SZY01 chromosome 9, ASM2296580v1, whole genome shotgun sequence.
GTGAAATTGGATCTTTTGTTATGATTGAAAACACAAAATTTGGTGgtgttcttttttcttttctttttttatgtATATGGGATGATTAGCTGATCATCTCGTTTCGTCTgacaatttttcaaatttatctGACACCGTGTGAGATCCAAGAAATGATCAACTCATACAAAAAATACATTGGATTAAATGATATGTCCATCCGTCATTAGTAATAGAAATTCGCTTTTATTATTCACTAGTACACTGTGCGTTACATATGCATCTGCTTATTCTAAATCGACATAACCAAGGCTCCCCCGAAAAGAGACTCTTTACAAAAGTAGCATCCTAAAAAGAGTTTTTTTTACTCAGCATATGACAAAGGTAATTTATGTTCCGGGGTTTACATAGGCTCGTATATTTTGTTATAATTGAAATTGAGAAGGTCATATGTATAGAACTAATTTCGAGATTGGACATATTATCAAGTATCTTTTAGATGCACATATTCTCCCGAGGGGAGGATTGGACCGTGGGCATAAGGATCTTTATAACAAAATCAATAATTCGAAAATCCAAATAAGTTGGGACGTATCTACATTTACTTGTTAGCGTTGACTAGATTTTAATGCAAACTGCAAAGCTTCAATTTTTTGTATTTATGTTTTcagcaaatttttattttaatattatatagtATATAGAAAGACAGAAGCCCAAGGTCTGGACTTTGGAGCTGTGGCGCACTGTCCAATTCAACTCGGATCCCTCAAAGTCAAGAAtaaaaaacttatgtgagatgatctcacggatattatttgtgagacggatctcttatttgaatcactcataaaaaatattattttttatgctaagagtattactttttattgtgaatatgggtattgttgacccgtctcacatattataatctatgagacggtctcacatgagactcactcataaaTGAGATATCAGATTTAAAACCTTTTTTTGAAATGGCAAATGCAATTATCTATTTTATACATAAAATCTCATTTGATATATGAGTATACACATTTTCTAATAATATTTCTAGATTTATGTGGTTTATCGGAAAAGTCTAGTCCTGGATCTTTTATTTCGGGGATTTTATCAGATAGTTATCATGACAATTTTGAATTCATGATGAATATCGTgagtaatatataatatatactaaaaaTATAGTTAAAAAATATTTGCTATGGTTCAATGTACAAACCGTCAACAAAAGCTGATTACTCGACAACAACAGATAGATATGTAAACTATTTAAATCAAGCCAAACATTATTAAGTTTGAACTTGGCTCGTTTAATTGACAGAGGTTCGAGTTGGATGATAGTTTGATTTGAGTTTTTATcatcaagctcgagctcgaattGTCTTGAAATTATTAAGCTTATTAAAAGTTTGAGCTCGCCTCGTtaaagctcgtttatcatgttaatcaagtCGGGCTCGAACTTGATTCATATATAGCTCGTTTATTATGTTTAACAAGCATGGCTTGAGCTCGGCTCCTTTTCAAACTTTTAAAACATACattgagctcgaatttgagcttGATAAAGATTaattttaaggcaaaaacttgtgtgagacggtctcacgggtcatatttgtgagacagatatcttatttgagtcactcatgaaaaaatattactttttattgtgaatataggtagggttgacctgtctcacagattatgatccgtgagacggtctcacatgagactcactctaattTTAAATTACACATAATAATGTAAAATTTATTGGTACTAATATTTTTGtttgtcaactcaacaaatgagccaagctcgagcttacgagccacctaaaTGATCTGAACtcgagctcgcgagcctatCAACGAACATACTTACAACCTCACGAGCCGAATATCTTTAGACTTGAAtttggtttgattaaattatcGAGCTCGAAATCGAACATGAGCTTGGTTTTATAGGATTAACAAACGAactaatatgatttttttatggaGTCGAGCTCCAAATAACTCACAAACGATTTAGTTAATTTACATCCCTGACAACGAACCAATTTACCAGCTTTACGACGATAATAGAAAATCTCAATTTCGATGATAAAATGACTCATTTACTTGCAAATCGACTCGACTAATTTTACACCGCTCTGTTATCCCAACTGAGAAATTTAATACCAAAGTAATACAGAGACAGGAATCATGTCCTATAATTTGTTTAACTATTTATCCGACAATATTGCCATTTTTTGGCACAGAATTAGCTGAGGAGATCAATTAGCTCAAGCTTCACTACTGAGAACAGATGGTTGGTTATCTCTTTTATTGGCAAAACCAAAAGAAACAGCATCCTTCTTCCCAGCTAGTATATTCCACTATTTCATGCTACCAAATTAACTTCCAAAATTAATCATAAGCTCTTACTGACGACGGAAATTTTAATCGTGTGGATCTTAGAGGATCTATGGATATCCATGCATTCATCAAGATCAGCATCACATGTCAAAAGCACCCACTCTGCATCATCGTCCAGGTATTTGATGTCAACTTTACTGATGATATCGATATCAAAACGCCTTAAAACTTCTTGTTTCAAGTCTTCGAAACTCGACAGATGATGCAGACTGAAACGGATGTTTTCTTCCCTGAATGACACTTTCACTTTGTAAGTAACAATCTCATTTTCGTTGTTGAGATTCTGTCGCATGAGTGGAGCCTCGGCAGTAGCATGATTGTTGGTGAAGATGTTTTGGCTATTCGATCGAACCAGAAGATTTGTTTTCTCTTGGCCCAAGTCAAGCAATTTTGCATGACTAGTTGCTCTCTTTAGAGAAAAATAGTGACTTGAACTCGAATTGTGACTGCCCGGAGAAGAAGCTGGCATTGAGGCAGTGGTTGCAGGGATTAACAGGCAGCCATCTGGTTGGGTGTTCACCTGTTGCAAATGAGAGCTCGCATTTGTTGTTGCAAGTGGTCTCTTTACGGGTATATCCGGAGGAGAAACTAATTCTGGGAAATTGTTGTAGAAAGAAGTGAGTTTCATCGAACCCTCGGCCCCTTGGACTGAATCCATAACAAGCTGAAGCTTCCTCAATGAATGGCCTACTTTTTTTATCTTTCTTGAAGGCCACCGAGTGATCCCATGCTGTCTGCATATCCGTTTCAGAGTAGTTGGGCAAACTGCAAAATTCCAAAAAATGAAACACAAAATTCCTTGTGAGCTGGAAAGAATCATATATGCAAGAAAAATCAAGAAATACAATGAAGCTTGTAAAATTAGCGAGAAACGAGAAATGCATTTTTATCATACCCCCTATGTTTTTGGCAGCATCTTTTAGGCTCCCAGCAAAATATTGCCTAAGTACTTCCAAGCTAACAGTCTTCTCAGTTTTGATCTGTCTCTTTTCATTTGTTTTAGCACCAAAGGAGAGATCCCCGCTAGAAGGGGCGCAATTTCTGCTACTCCAGGCACTCTCTTTGGGTTCAGAAAGACCCTTCTCCAGTAATCTACCTGCTGAAGTGCTGCCTAATTCTTTACTCGAAGTTTCTTGGACCAAATCTTGATCCAAGAGAACCCGCAAGCTCTGGAAAGTTTGTCGTACAACAGATAACACTGACTCGATCATCACCTGGTGATCTTCCCCAGCTTTGCAGTTTATAGGGAAGAAGAACTCCAGAACAAAATCGGCCGTCCCCAAGTGTGTACTTCGGACTCTTATTGCAACAGCAGCAGATAAGTTAAACACCCTCGCATAATGTGAGAGGGGATAATCTGCCTTGCTAAAAGCTGTTACGTCCTCAGAAAAACATGGCTCATTAGTCAAGAATGCTTTCCCAGAAACACCTTCGCCTTCGAGTAAATGGTGTTCAGAACACGCCTCATGGAAGCCAGATACTCGCGAATCAGCCACATAGCAGGCAGAATCTATGGTTGAAACACAATGCGAATATTTCTCTTCAGAAAGGCAGCACCCTTGTCTACCTTGTTGAGTACAGAGCGCCCATGTCTGTGCCAAAGGCAAGTTATGCATTGTGCACACGTACTTCAAAACATTCTGGATTTCTATCAGCGTAGATTGATAAGATTCATTGCGAGCCTGTGttgaaaattgtatttttaattattaaagtacATTCTAAATTCAAATGATAAAATGTGTGAAGAACTAAGTTGAAAAGTTTTCAGTCTTACCGTAATACTGGGAGAAGGACTTGGAATATGGGAGCTCTTCAAATCAACAGCCTGCAACAGAAAATTTAGTTCAATAAGAGATTCTCCTTCAAAATGGGCCACGAAAAATTGTTCTGAAAATAGGGAGCCGTATATCCAAGTAACACTAACATGGAAAACTTCAGAAAAAACAAGCACTATAGTGAAGAACAAGATGAGACCTGTAGAGCTTTGCAGATGTTTTCAAGTTCAGGACGATAATTCACTGTCTGAGTCATTGTAACAATTTCAACCACCCCCAAGCAACGACCACTTCCTGGTTCAAAAACAGGAAGTGCAAGTGATCCTCTAACATCATAATGGTATGCATGATTAACACGTGGATACTCCTCCTGTTTGAAGAATCGAACATCTGGAGTCCATTCCGGTAGCTTCTTCAAGAAAACCCGACCAGGCAACCCAAAAAATCCTCCTGATTCCACATCTGctgaaaatatataattttttgacACATCCCTGTATTCTGCAAGGTTTTTGCAGTCTGGATCCAGTGAAAATGGTTGATTGTGAGTAATAAGCACTTGCTTGCCTTTTTTCTTTATGGGGATCCATATTTGAATTAACACAGCTCTCTCTCTGACGCAGTCTTTCAGGTGTTCAATAGCCTGGTCAAATCTCTTCTTCACAGAATTAATTCTGTCTGGCCCAACCAGGAGATTTGAATGGTGATTTAAATCAGTGGATTCATGGTTTCGAGCTTGACAACTAGCAGAAAGATCATCTTCCATTTGAGGGGGATGATTAAAAGAAGACTCGCCAAAAAAGTTCGATTTTCCCCTGCTTTCTTTCAAGGAATCTTTATCCTGGTGTCGACTATTTGTTTTCGAACTATCAATGTTCTCATCCAGTGGAGGAGAAGTTAAATGATGATTTGAAGTAGGCTGCCAAAGGTTTGATCCATCACAAGTCTCAGCCTCTAACCAGAATCCATCGTACAAGATTTGATCCATCAGGTCGAAATCAACTGTGGAACCATCACCATCTTCCATGATTAGTGATATATAATAATGCGCACTCTATCCTCCAAATTAACCTAGACCATCCAACTAAAATTCAAAGAACTGTGATCCAATACAAAGAAGCAGCCCCGGATTGAACATCTACCTACATCCAACAAGAGCTAATTCACCAAGAAAGTCGATAAACTGTACATTCTTACTCTTAAAGCAGTAAAGCAGAAACGCAAAGCAAGAGACTCAACCAGGAAAAAAAAAGCTTACAAAACAGGCGTTAATATTTATTAAAGCACGTAAAAAGGGAAAGTGTATAATCATTTGGCTTCATATGGATCTTATCTCTAATCAAAATCCATAACACCATCCCAGTCTTCGGACCCGACATTTTATCATACAACTGACAAACAATAAAAGATATAACAATTTCTTCACGAACATAAATGGGTTTGTGGATGACTAAGCGTAAAATCAAGAAAACAGAGACGGAAAGcaaattgaaaaacaaaaagaaaattaaaggaAGACGTCGAGCAAGGAAACTTCTACGAAACCGCCAATTCGTACGTATTATTATCCaaaacagtaaaaatatttcagcTTCATCCAAACTTAAATTTGTTGTCTTTTCGATTTATTCTTCGCCTCAAACTTGTATACGATGCGGATTCTAGGCCCGCTTCAGCAGAGTTAACACAGTACGAAGAATCTCTCACTTCTCTCCTGCAATTCTATGAATCTTTGTGTCGCGTTCGTACAAAAAGTTTCGGATAATTAATTaatggcaatgacatcaactgtTGAAGATTGTCAGCAAACTAAACCCCACGCGAAGTTAACATACATGCTGACTCTTTAACTCTAGTTGCTTCAATCTCAATCCCagttaaaatgttttaaatttaataatatatatatatataatttttttaaagacaTTTATGCTTAAAATTAGTCGAAAAATTCGAGAATCGTCTGTTGATTGATTTCTTTAATCATTTCAAGTTTTGATATGTTGTACATCTATCGTGCACATATGTGTGAGTACCGATGAGATGTCATTTATCCATTAGATGcgcaatttttatatatttcatcATATCCAATAGGTGGGTGACACCTCATTGGTGTTCACACAGGTGTGCAGcatatcaaaatcatatatatatatatatatatgagacggtcacatgggtcgtatttgtgagacgaatctcttatttgggtcatccataaaaaaatattactttttatgttaagagtgtgtttggttgagtggattaaataaggatagattaatagtcaaatatttatcgttaaaattttaagatgttttaataatcattttgacccgatttaagatccaattttattaatcaaatagttatccataaattagatcttaaatcgggtcaaaatgattattaaaacaacttaaaattttaacgataaatatttgactattaatctatccttatttaaataactcaaccaaacacaccctaagagtattattttttattgtgaatatcggtaaagttgactcatctcacatattaagatccgtgataagtatcttttaaaaattaggaattttttaattaaattgacaCACACgcgttatatatttatatataatttaatatatatttaacgcGTGTGtgtcaattttaaattaaaaaattgactaatttttaaaagattaatttaaaaaaatagaaaatactgtTTTCAAGCTTTTACTTGAAGTTatcatctatttttttttaaataaactatattcaatcgaaatataaatgaGAGATTTAATTTGAtacaattttttcttcttcgtTTTTTCGAATTATATAACAATAATTATACATCTTTAACGTTACACCGGAGACAAATTAAATTATTGGCATGAACAAGAAAATGGCTCTCCAATTACCGGATGGCCATGGCTAATATTCGAAGTCATCTACGACACGCCGCATCACATCCAAAAGCTGCCCCCCCTGTCCGACCAAATTAATAATTAGGATTAATGAAAATAATAAGGATTAATTAACAGtgctaattattattttatatgtgTGTTTCTGTTTAGCGCAGGGATCACGAGTACTTTTGACAAACGATACTAATTAATAAGCTGTGTTTCTGCAAAAGCAGCAGCTAaagtttctttttgggaaacaTTGTTTAATGACGCCAATCCTTATTACTTCGAACTTAGCTACTAGTTGATGGAGATGAATAGGATTGTTTTGTCATTATACTTTTGTATTTTTACAGAGATTccagaaaaaaataataaacacTGGATCACATATATCAGGTCAAATTTCTAAGAATATGTCTGTAATAAAAACAGTCTCGCGGATTTAGTTTCATGTAACAGATGAGTAGTGATATTTATGTTGAAATGGGTATCGTGAGACTGTTTCATATACtaatgtttgtgaatttttaaATGTGTAAAAAATTTGCGGTTTTGACTACTCTTAATTTGCAACAATATATGGTAATTAGGTTTTTCAATTTGGTTTTATAATACAAATATTATCTTTAATTTGCCTCTTGGTCATGTTATTTCAATTCCTAATATTCTTCGGACGGGAAAAAGTCAAAAGGCAATTATTTAGATTTTGGTTGTCTCGGTCTCAGGGCTCACCAGCCAATGGGAGATACCAAATAAGAAATCTGATCAATTTCGTATATACGTTGAGGATTCTGATTCGATAAATTAGTCATAGATATGCAACGGACACATTGCTCTCCAAATCCTCGTTCTTCATCGGCATAGGAAGCAATGACATTTTTGGCTATTTCGTGGCCAATTCAACATTGTCTAAAAGACAAGTTGTTCAGCATTCTCATCTCAGCATACTCGGATATTCATATCACAGTAAGATCGTGTATAGTATTCACTCGAAAAAGGGTTTTCAAGTTTAGAGCTAGCTACTTACCAGAGCGAAAATTCGGAATCATAATTAAGCCTTCCACCAGTGGGTTGCTGTCCATCCCAAAGGCTACTCGTTAACGGAGTGGACGGCTGTTTCGGCCCCATGAACGACCTTGCCCTCGATTTTCACTCAGCTCTGGACACCCTGTTGGCCAACTTAACCGCGGGGCTTCCGGGACTGAAGTACTCGCCCGGAAACACGTACAGAATGACGATCAATGTCATATCCAATCCGCAGTTCTTTGGTGAGCCATGATTTATTGCAGCTGGCACACAGATGGTGTGACttttgttaagattggaacttggacctaactcaaccccaaaagctagctcgaggggggaggattgtccaagccaatatatgccactcaaaggttaattatctaaccgatgtgggacatttaacacacccctctcacgcccaggaatgaacatctggagcgtggagtttacaaatgacccaattgtgggcagaacgggtggcctaattataggcagtccaacacataacggtgaaacccgggctctgataccatgtaaagattggaacttggacctaactcaaccccaaaagctagctcaaggggggaggattgtccaagccaatatatgccactcaaaggttaattatataaccgatgtgggacatttaacaACTTTATTAACATAATATATGTTGTTGCATATTCGAGAACGTAGATTCAGCGTGCTGCGGATCGGGATATAATTTGAATACGCATGGCATTTTGTAACGCGAGAGCTTCTCTTTGCCCGGATCGGCGCAAGTATTTGTTCCACCCCACAATGAAAGCTTCTAATCTTGCAGCTGAAACAACACTCTACACCGATCCTTCCTATTACGTCTCGTTGATTAATTTTGCTCAACTGGCTAACAACCATTTGCGACGAACGTTTCACATGAAAAAAATCTGATTTACACTCCCCAATTTTGAAGGGCACAGCGGAATAAAATTTTGTAGTAGGAATTCAAGTGATGCAATACACTTGATTGTATTTTTTGGATTAACAAATATGGAGATTACATAAGCATATTTATAGACCAAGTCTCACAATTTTCTAGGCTTATTAACTCCACACTTTAACTAGTTATTAAACTTCCTAGATGACTTTCAAAGTACTAGAAAATATTCTAGAATGTGACTCTAGAAATTACAAATTATTTTAACACTCCCCTTAATTTGTAATTTTCAATTGTTGCTTGAACTTCTCGAATTTCTCCACCGTAACTGCTTTGGTTAGGAAATCTGCAACTTGATCATCAGTGCTAATGAACTCCATTTGAATATGCTCTTTGCTTACCAATTCTCGAACAAAGTGATGTCGAAGTTCAAAATGCTTTGAACGAGCATGAAACACTGGATTCTTTGTCATTGCCACAGCTGACATGTTATCACAATAAATTTTTGTTGGTTGACTTTCAACTTGCTGCAAGTCATCAAGAATTCTCCTTAACCAAGTTGCTTCACATGCTGCTTCTGTTGTTGCAATATACTCAGCTTCAGCTGATGATAGAGCAACCGTCTTTTGCTTCTTTGAGCTCCAAGCAATCACTTTTGAGCCAAGACAAAATATGTATCCAGAAGTGCTCTTTCTGTCATCTTGACATCCTGCCCAATCGCTATCAGTAAACCCAACCAATTTGTTGTCTTGATCTTTGACATAATGCAGTCCAAGCTTCTTTGTTCCTTGCAAATACCTCAGGATTCTTTTAGCTGCAGTGAAATGAACTTTGGAAGGATCATGCATAAATCTTGAAACAACACCAACTGCAAATGAAATATCAGGTCTCGTATGAGTAACATAAATAAGTGATCCAACCAAACTTCGATAGATTTTTGGATCCACTTTTCCAGACCCATCATCGAGCTGCAACTTCTCACTCGGAGTCATTGGAGTGCTAACATGTTTGCAATTTCCCATGCGGAATTTTTTGAGCAAATCCTCTACGTACTTTTCTTGTGAGAGAAAAATTTCTCCATTAGCTTGTCTTATTTGAATACCAAGGAAATACTTCATCATTCCAAGGTCAGTCATTTCGAAATATGCCATCATTTT
It encodes:
- the LOC140841803 gene encoding protein NLP4-like; the encoded protein is MEDGDGSTVDFDLMDQILYDGFWLEAETCDGSNLWQPTSNHHLTSPPLDENIDSSKTNSRHQDKDSLKESRGKSNFFGESSFNHPPQMEDDLSASCQARNHESTDLNHHSNLLVGPDRINSVKKRFDQAIEHLKDCVRERAVLIQIWIPIKKKGKQVLITHNQPFSLDPDCKNLAEYRDVSKNYIFSADVESGGFFGLPGRVFLKKLPEWTPDVRFFKQEEYPRVNHAYHYDVRGSLALPVFEPGSGRCLGVVEIVTMTQTVNYRPELENICKALQAVDLKSSHIPSPSPSITARNESYQSTLIEIQNVLKYVCTMHNLPLAQTWALCTQQGRQGCCLSEEKYSHCVSTIDSACYVADSRVSGFHEACSEHHLLEGEGVSGKAFLTNEPCFSEDVTAFSKADYPLSHYARVFNLSAAVAIRVRSTHLGTADFVLEFFFPINCKAGEDHQVMIESVLSVVRQTFQSLRVLLDQDLVQETSSKELGSTSAGRLLEKGLSEPKESAWSSRNCAPSSGDLSFGAKTNEKRQIKTEKTVSLEVLRQYFAGSLKDAAKNIGVCPTTLKRICRQHGITRWPSRKIKKVGHSLRKLQLVMDSVQGAEGSMKLTSFYNNFPELVSPPDIPVKRPLATTNASSHLQQVNTQPDGCLLIPATTASMPASSPGSHNSSSSHYFSLKRATSHAKLLDLGQEKTNLLVRSNSQNIFTNNHATAEAPLMRQNLNNENEIVTYKVKVSFREENIRFSLHHLSSFEDLKQEVLRRFDIDIISKVDIKYLDDDAEWVLLTCDADLDECMDIHRSSKIHTIKISVVSKSL